The Sesamum indicum cultivar Zhongzhi No. 13 linkage group LG6, S_indicum_v1.0, whole genome shotgun sequence genomic interval ttaaattaaattttcttacaataaattcaaaataagggAGTTTGgcaattgattttattttaattggagtattatgtattatattttactttggaattaatttgctccaataaaaaatcatcaaacatAATtcttactaattataaaatgcaaaattttaattttaagaatgaaattttttatttatcagtataaattaaatttagaagcaaaattacaaataacatAACTTCCCTCATCAATTAAAGCTTattgtcctttttctttaaaatataattgtatatactAATGTTTCAAcaatagaaatataaatataattatacacttaataattttttaattaataagtgaTATATTCATCTCTAAATATATGCTTCTATACGTACAACACACGTGGTACATTCtactaaaaactaaaaatacaagaCACGAGTTTGGGTCGGATCTGAATAAAGCACCAAGACCTGAGATCCACTAGACCCAATTATGACTTTGACATCTGTTCCAAATGGAGTGAGTCCGCATTTGCATCTAGGCGATACATTCATACAGATACGATGACACAGGCACAACAATACGAAAGAATTTAAAGGTTTAGGATACAAAATGTCATTGACACaggtgtaaataatatatattttattttatatattctcataACATTAAGATATATAGTATGacaaaagcaaaatatataacatcaTGAAGGAAAAGATCAAAATTcaacaataagaaaaaatataaaataagcatgtctTAATTATAGCCAAGTTCTTAACCAAGATACATGGCTTTTGGttagttcaccacaaaaaataaataaaaatctaatgaaaaCTGACGGAAtaggctaattgttagacggccattaaaattagggatgatattaataatttttaaaaccaTGAGGGGGTATTCGTATTTATCCCAAATCTCGGAAAAAAttactgtaatttacccttaactTTATTATCTATAGCTAATGTGGTAGTTGTAAGACGTTaacttttgatatttaaatgataatttttaatttgtcttCCCCCAAGGGTCTTTTTGAATTAAAGTTCTTATCTTAATTATAGTCGTATTATATTAGCAAAATATTTGGGTTGTTCACTATCTATTCAAGCATCCAGTGCTAATGCATTCTCTAATGTGGATAACTagtgttgatattattttgtcagTAGACCACAGGTGCTTTGAGCCAGTCTTGTGCTACCAAAGAGTCTCGTAGGCATAAGTGTTACGATATTGATTCTTGGACTTTGAACATCTTAGccttcaattatattttttattttttaaatcttttttatggtaaatcaaagttttatttaatacagTGAAGAGATATCAGCTTGAGTAGCTGCCTGCACATGATCAAGAATAGATTTTGTACGATAAGAATCTTTGGTTGCTAACTTAGCTAACAAATGAGCAACATGATTATCTATCTTTAAGGGGACAGCCTAATAGTTTGGAATCCAACAtttcattatgaaaatattgagtttaaaatttattgactGCGCATTTGAGTTGATACATAGGTagatcaaaaaaaaaaaaatgagcgACATGATTATCCTGTGGCCTCACATGACCTACAGACCAATTCAAGAATGATTGCATCAAGACTCAAGTATTTGAGATGAAACAACACTTGAGCAATATTCTTCGACCATTACACTTGTTGATCCATTTTTGTGCGTCAATTCAGTTGTTGCCCTTGCGGCAAGAGCCTAAGCATGTTCCGCCTCTTTTGATCTCCTGAAATAATTCGACAGGCCATGCTTAAATGCTTCCTTGATGATCAGGTGCAATAATCCCTATCCCCACACCTTTAAGCTGCTTGAAAATAGTATCTATTAAAGTTTACCTCCATATTACATGGAGGCAACGAttgtcaatatataataatatggtGATCCCCGATTTCTGTTGGGTGCCTATTTGAGAAATTGTGTATGTtggtaataaatatttatttataagagtAATAAAgtagtttttatatatataagtcatACACTAAGTACATACACCCTAGCACACTGCATATTTTCTAACACtactataaatattcaaaatattattttttataccaaGTAACTATTCCTTGATTTGACAGTACACAACCTATTTCCTCTAAGAAATTCTTTCTCTAAATTTAACCATTCACCTGGTGTGTTGTTGTGCAAAGGGTAAAATTCCTGTCTcatccattaatcaaaattataaccaTATCATTGTGCCGtctatgaaaatatattaccCTAACAAACAAGGTACCGAGCTCACAATGTTCATGGTGTAGACATCACCCAAGAAACGCAAGTGAATGGAGTAGGTCAAGTTCCATCCCGTGAAAAATCACCACCCCATGAATAAGCCTCACCCAATTGAGAAGTCATACCACCTCATGAACAAGCCCTACTTCCACCCCGTGTAAAGCCACCCCCCAGGTATTCCATCCCAAGAAGCGATGATACAGCTGACGCAAAAAGCTTTATTAGTCTTGATCCGTGATGCATCTACATGGGCGGCTGCGCAAGCCATGGCTTAATTTGCAGCACATCACCCTGTCAATCTTTCCCCTTTTCGAAGTCGAGAATTATCCTCGGCTCCTGAGGAGGAATAGGGGCAGGAAGAGGTGAACAACAGAGTATCCCGACCCAAAGTTGCTCAGACACAAGAGCAAAATCCTCCCTAAGCGCGACAACCCACCGCTCCCTTCCCATCAAGGGGAGTGGAGGATCCTTATTTGACTTTGGTCGTCGCCCATCCACAATGAAGCCCTTTCTACCCAACAATTTTAGTCGAAACATTTCCAGCAAGCGTCAAAGTATCAAATCTGTCAGAATACGATGGAACAAGATATCCGCAAAAATACTTGGACAAATCTTATGCTAAAATTGATTGGTACGACTTGAGTTACGCCGCCTATTGTAAGGACTTTCGAATTATGCTCTCCAATCATTCTTTAGCGTGGTTCAACCAACTGCTTGCTGTAACTATCTCTAGCCTCGAGTAGTTGACTTAACGTTTGTTTGCATCAGTTTTTTATGAACAAGATAGTCCCAAAAATGACGCATTTTTGTTCACCATCCGCTAGAAGGAGAATGAGCAGTTGAGAGACTTGCTACCATGAGTTATTGGCTAGCATCATTCAATAAAACTTGCTACCAGGGAGATTTAAGGAATCTATAGTCAGCAAGCTCCCTAGCACTATGGAAGACTtactaaaaattacattagGGTTGAGGAGTCTAATGCTTCAAACCCATCTCTTAGCGTCGAGAGGAAGGttgagaagaggaaaaagaaccaaaaaagGAGGAGCGCAAACATTTACCTCCGACGGAGTTCGCACACTACACCCCCTTGTATACATCTAGCGGGGAGATACTAGTGGCGGAGCAGTAAGGGCTAATCAATCAATGGCcaagaaagatgaaaaataaccCAAAGAGACTATCAGACAAGTATTATCGTTTTCACCAAGATAGGGGACACGCCATGGTGGAATGCCATCACCTAAAGAATGAGATAGAAAAGTTAATTCAACGTGGATacttaaaagatatataaaccAAGGGCCGAATCGTCAACCCCAATACTCAACTTCCACTCAAGCACCAAAAGGTGACAATCTCCCCACAATAGGTGTTATAACCATGATTTTATGTacattaatacaaaaaattcttcttcttcatcacacaaaattttatttttcctccaaaaactTGATAGTCTGCATTCCTTAAAAAATTTCGCTACTGCTGCAAGTGTGAAATTTTTTCCGTctgatgtataattttttgtgtcaaactagtaagttatttttattgatttatatatacttttttatctaTATGCATTTCGTTGCTTTcgtaaaaatattgttataaattcagtttttatatattttatctattgTATAGATATTCggcaacaaaataatatagatattgTTGTATATTTTGGAGGTCAACgaaatgatttatataattgtgtaAGTTATGATCGTCCTCCAGTCAAAGTTTTTAGAATATGTTGTAATAAAACATTTGTAGAATAGTctattttgtatgaaaaactTAACCTCCatagtattaattttaagttacaaatatattttaaatacataatatataatagtgaTAGAAAATGGGAGATGGTGTTGCCAATTAATACAGATGAAGATGTCCAATTGTTCTTCTCTCCAGTGAGTGGATATGGGTCTATGTTGAAGCAGAGAaagtttatgaaaatattgtagcaAATGACTCGTTATTGATTGGGGAACATATATGTCTATGTTACAAAAAATGCACACAACTTGCCAACAGTAACTCAAGCAATGGGCACTGTTGCGATTAATGAAGATTATGTTGGTCCATCTACATTCCATCAACAAGACGACAAGTATTCTGAGCCAGAAGCAGATAGTTCTTAAATAATGATATAGTGGACTCAGAACCAAATGAGGTTGAAAATGATCCAGAGGatcaaaatgataataatcCTGAAGATAACGATGATAGTCAGCATTCTAGTTATCTTGGTTGTGCTTGGAAGTAATGGTAATAAGTCGTCAAGCCATGTTCAAGAGGGGATTGATTTGAACATATCAGCTTCATCGGGTCCACCTCCTCTATATTCAGTAATTCCATTTTTTAGTACAACACATCCCGAGGTACCTATCCTCGTACGATATCCCTTTTGGCAATTAGGTCATTTTTATGACTCAAACTCTGGAGAGCTTgaatttggaatgattttcaaGAGTAAAGCCCACTTGAAAATGAGTGTACAAGATTTCTCAGTGCGGTTTGCAAGGCGAGAATATCATGTGGTTGAGAGCAAACCAAAACTGTTGAAAGTTGCATGCAAGTACGATGAGTCCACTGGGTGCAATTAGATGCCACGAGGGATATTCAAAGCAAATATgggattatttaaaattagcaAGTACGGGGACCACATACGTGTTTGATGAATGAGATTTCTGTTGATCATCGTAACTTGGGTAAAAGCATGATAGCCACACATCTGCTTGGTATGGTTCATAAAGACCCAACATATTGCGTTAAGTAATGTCTAGCAGAATGTGAAAGATAGGTTggttttaaaatatcttatcatAAGGTTTGGCAGGCTTTGAAAGCGGCTCGAGAAGAGGTTTACAGAACGTGGGAAAACTCTGTACATAAATTGCCTAGATACATAGCTGCACTACAGAAATGAAATCTCGTGACTATTGTTGAGTGGTTGCATCTGGACATTGATAGGCTCGGTTTGAAAATGTTGAACTATGTATTCTGCGCTTCTAGACCATTTATAGAAGATTACGTTATTGTCGCAACCTTATAAATGTTGATGAACCTCATTTATACACTAAGTACAAGCATAAGTTATTCGTTGCGGTAACTTTGGATGCAAATCAACATATCCTCCCATTAGCATTCGCACTGGTTGATGAAGAGTCACTACCGTCGTGGTGATGGTTCATGGAAATGCTTTCCAAACACCTTATGCTCAGTGATGATGACCGAATTAGTCTAATTTCTGACAGGCACAATGGATTAAtcaatgcaattaattttgtGCCAAATTTTGGTTTCCTCATGGGGTCCACCATTTCTGTTTACAGCATGTTTGTTCGAATTTCAACAAGAGGTTCAACAACATTCAGTTGAAGGATCTATGCTAGCGGACAGGTGTAGAGCAGAATGTTCGTAAGTTTGAGCGcataatgaaagaaataagagGGTTGAATGAAGAAACATTTAATTAGTTGCAAAGTATTGACAAGAGACAATGCACATTATTCCATGATGTTTGTTAGCGAACATGTATTCTAACAACAAACCTGTCCGAGTGTATAAATGGAGTCTGAAGGGTTCCAGATGCCTACCCATGTGGCGATTGTACCAAAATAACATTCTCTCAGTCTTTGCAATATATTTTGGAGCGCACAACTCGTTGCCATCGGATGATGAATGATAATCAACAGTGCACTGATTATGCTTTTAGATTATTTGAGTCTCAACAGGGTGAAGCGGTGCATCACATCGtacaaaaatttgattataatcaACAATCTATTTTCGTTCTAACAATAAGCTTGACTGGTCAAGATTCACACACTTACGTGATCAAATTGAAGCCGTCAGTGTTCATATGGGAAGTGGAGAAATTATGGAATCCCGTGTTCCCATGCCATATAGGCATGTTGGCATTTTGGGATTAATGCTTCAAACTTTGTTCCACTATATTACAGTATTCAAGCATACAAAAAGACATATAAAGAGAGGTTTGAGCCGGTATGGGGAGACGAGTACTggtaatttatcaattttgaacTTGTGCACATTCCTATTACGTGCCAGGCACGGGCCCGGTCGACACGTTACAACATGGATACATAATGAAATGGATAAACTACAAATTCATGCATAGCAACAATATCAAGCATACAAGcttaatgtatataatattttagaatttttattttctgtatataACAGGTTGCAGTatgtaaaatatgtaaaacttcattatatgcaatatttttatttactgagGATTATACATGTTAAGAAATTACATGTTATGAGACATCTATCACATCTAGTAATGCTCCCCCGTGCCGCATCGTGGACGTCGTCTATTTCTACGAGGAGGTTGTTCTTGCCTATGCTCCGTATTTCGAGAGTTTATATCTAAGTCTTCAAATGGAACCAGTGAAGTTCCATGTCTCCGTAGTTCCAGAGTAATGCAGTATGCTGACTATTACCAGTTGTCTAATTCGATCAGCCTGCAaacataactaaaaaattagaCATTTCTAACTtcgttaaataaaaaaagaaaaaaaagaaaaaacacacacataatGCATACCATATAATTCATATCACATAGGTTTACTGGATGATGTCCAGGGATATTTGCCGATCCaatctcatttaatatttggatTCGAGTACTTTGGTGATACCAGTTAATATAATCCGGGACGGTAGCACGACCATTCTCGATCTCGGGCCTTACCACCAAAGTATTACCTAGCAAGCAATGGTTCTCACTGTCACATGTATTACCTAGCAAGCAATCATGCAAGACAGGGAACCTTATTCGTGAATGTTCGAAAGCCCTCTCATCCGGTTGGAACCCCAAAAATTGATGGCAATAATCTTGCCACTGTTGAATAGTCCACTTTGTATCTACTCCAGTAATAAAATTGTCTTTAGTCGAAGAGCTCAAATGATGGCGATGTCCTGAAGTGTCACCATCGCCTCACCaatcgaaaaataaaaagtatggGTTTTAGGTCTCCATCTTTCCACTAAAGCAGTAATAAAATGTTGGTCAATTTCAATATGACCACACTAGATAACCCCTAAGAAACACATGTTCTACAACACTTGTACAATAAGACTGTGGCGTGAAACAAGTTGaaacaccccccccccccaaNNNNNNNNNNNNNNNNNNNNNNNNNNNNNNNNNNNNNNNTGGGAGACGAAAaagtccccccccccccccccaaaaaaaaaaatatatatatcaccaCTCcgtacatttaaaattatatcctCACCTACGGGCACATCTTCAGATTGATGAGTTGATTGCCCATATAATACACTAATATCACGTGGACCAAAATTAGCTTAATTCTActctcaataataattttttttggctaaaacttttttcttacaactctacaataattttttggatttgcTTGTGTTCCTTTCTTGTGCGCCCAAATTTACAGAAGAAACTAGTTTGAAATACCAATTTTTATGCATTGGACGCATGcatgtcattatttttttttttttttttttgagtagAATCATGGTTTCCAACActctcattaaaaaaataaatgtattctGCCATATCTGGGATTTGATATggcatcattttttttataaaaatgccGAACAGATTTGGGATTTCAAATCCTAAATCTATTTCAGGTATagtatgtttttaaaaaaaattgaggtaGAGCTGGGATTTCAAATCTCGGCTCTgcctaaaatttaaaacttttttaaaatgcacctttttcataaatttcttttgcattttataaatacttttttcaactaaaaaaCGTACCAGAATAGCTCCTCAAGATATcgaccaatttttttatgacaaaaatgcccttagTATTTACATCtctaaaatatgtttgttaTGATCATTCccctaaatataatatgaagtaataatttttttactatataaaaattatgatttttatacatagaattataaactttataaatttcaacatccttatatctcttacataactaataaaataattatacaatttttactcgtattgttatatatatggaactttttttaagaataagtTATCAatactatttcaaaatattacacCGAACGTATATATATGTCGACACTGTAAAATGTGCAATTCTATAATATAATCGATATATAAtagtctttaattttttgagtaatgatatatttttatatcacatactttttctataatattatttgcataatgtattttcacatatttgcatgtactttttaacataaattaatatatagtaaaatatttgtatatattgagcttatattcttttttttgcattacataatttataaaaagttacaaactttaaatattatttttaaaataaataatgagattattaaaattttaaatcacaagtAGTTTTGAGGGagattttctaataaaatatattttaggtaaaataaaaagtattgagGGTAGGTGAGAACGACATTTTTATCTTAACAATGTCAAACTATGTTGTCAGGAGTGTTTTtgttactttttataatttaggggtgtaaatgcaACTACATGTATAGTTTAGgagtgcaaaatatatttaacaaaaaagtattaattttacaaaaatcataatcATAGATGAtgtcaatgtaattattcaaaaataaactGCGCAATATCTAactatattttgagaaatgtGGATGCAATTATTCGTAATTACTAACCAACTTAATGGTGCAAATATGGAAAGTATGTAATGAGCATTTAACATAATCATCAGcacacaataaaataaaagtatttgaatCCATGTCTTTATAGTACTAATTATAGGAATGATACATtaaaatcatgtaattaattaagattgtCTAAGTCCAATAGGGAAGAATTTTGAAGCAAAAGCAAAGGGTGGTGAAgtaagagagaaagagatccCAAGCAAGGAAGCACATGTCAACACTCAAGAGTCAAGACAATTAGTCCACATTCTACACAACACAAGGGCTGTTTATTCAACCAACATTCATTATATCATCATCCCCTTTTCCTCCTCCTTTTGGCCTTGTTCATTCTCTTTCACTCACTTTTCACACTCATTTCGCCTCTCTCTGCTGCCCTTCTTCCTCCATGTCCATGGATTCCTCCAAGCTCATACTTCTTCTATTTTCAGGTAATCATTTCCATTTCTGTGGTTCACTTCAATCTggggtgtttttgtttttcttgtttttttcgTTTTGACTCTGTGAATTATGATTCTGTCTTTGTATGAATGCAGCTTCGTTGTTTTTTACGGCAGCGTCCTCCATCGGCATAAACTACGGCCAGATCGCTAATAATCTCCCCCACCCGGAGGCGGTAGTTCCACTTGTCAAATCTATCGACGCCACTCGCCTGAAGCTATACGACGCCGACCCACGAGTCCTCAAGGCCTTTGCTAACACCGGCGTCGAGTTTATCGTCGGCCTTGGCAATGAGTACTTGGCAACCATGCGAGACCCCAAGCAAGCGCAAGCCTGGGTGAAGACCAATGTCCAGTGCTATTTACCAGCCACCAAAATCACCTGCATTGCTGTGGGGAACGAAGTTCTCACGTTCAACGACTCCACTCTTGCTTCTAACCTCCTTCCGGCCATGGAAAACATTCACGCCGCCCTCGTTTCGCTAAATCTCGACAAGCAAGTTATGGTGACGACCGCCCACAATTTGGGCATTTTGGAGGTTTCTTATCCTCCCTCCGCCGGCGCATTCCGCCGGGATCTGACGCAGAAGTTGTCCTGTATACTTGATTTTCACAGCAAAGTGGGCTCCCCGTTCTTGGTAAATGCCTATCCTTTCTTCGCCTACAGGGCTAATCCCAAGCAAATACCGTTAGATTTCGTGCTGTTTGAAGGCTCCGGGATAGTGGACACAGGTTCGGGCCTGCATTACGATAACATGTTTCATGCCCAAATTGACGCGGTGCACTCAGCAATTGAAAAGGTTGGGTACAAAAACGTGTGTTTGCAGATCTCCGAGACGGGCTGGCCGTCAAAGGGAGACGCCGACGAGGCGGGGGCGACGCTGGACAACGCGAGGAAGTATAACGGGAACCTGCTCAAGTTGATTGCCGAGAAGAAGGGGACGCCAATGAGGcccaatttgaatttgaatatctATGTGTTTGCTTTGTTTAACGAGAACCAGAAACCCGGCCCGACTTCGGAGAGGAACTTCGGGCTCTTCAAACCCGATGGGACCCCGGTGTATAATCTGGGTTTCAACGTGACGGGCTTGGCGAGTACAAACTCGCCGAGCTCCGGTGGCAGCTCCGGCGGTACGATGCCGTCGGTCTCGGCGCCGCCGAATGGCTACTTGTCCATTACTGCTGATGACGCTGTgagttttcctttttccccTTTCCCGGGGACTTTAGTTTTTCAATTGCCTTATTTTGCTGCTTTAGTAGGTGCTTTAATGGTGTCATAGGCATGAGTAATGTGGGCCGGCGGCGGATGGCGCCGGGGAGCGTAAGATTACCATTAGGAGTGTGCCGGTTATGATAGATAAGAGGATAGAAATCTTCCATTGTCAGTAAATCTTGAGTGGGAGCAATGGACAGTGGTAGCTGAATAGTTAATGATAATCAGTAACAATAATTGTCCCCCACCAAcgccaccccccccccccccccacacccACCCNNNNNNNNNNNNNNNNNNNNNNNNNNNNNNNNNNNNNNNNNNNNNNNNNNNNNNNNNNNNNNNNNNNNNNNNNNNNNNNNNNNNNNNNNNNNNNNNNNNNNNNNNNNNNNNNNNNNNNNNNNNNNNNNNNNNNNNNNNNNNNNNNNNNNNNNNNNNNNNNNNNNNNNNNNNNNNNNNNNNNNNNNNNNNNNNNNNNNNNNNNNNNNNNNNNNNNNNNNNNNNNNNNNNNNNNNNNNNNNNNNNNNNNNNNNNNNNNNNNNNNNNNNNNNNNNNNNNNNNNNNNNNNNNNNNNNNNNNNNNNNNNNNNNNNNNNNNNNNNNNNNNNNNNNNNNNNNNNNNNNNNNNNNNNNNNNNNNNNNNNNNNNNNNNNNNNNNNNNNNNNNNNNNNNNNNNNNNNNNNNNNNNNNNNNNNNNNNNNNNNNNNNNNNNNNNNNNNNNNNNNNNNNNNNNNNNNNNNNNNNNNNNNNNNNNNNNNNNNNNNNNNNNNNNNNNNNNNNNNNNNNNNNNNNNNNNNNNNNNNNNNNNNNNNNNNNNNNNNNNNNNNNNNNNNNNNNNNNNNNNNNNNNNNNNNNNNNNNNNNN includes:
- the LOC105164412 gene encoding glucan endo-1,3-beta-glucosidase 11; the protein is MSMDSSKLILLLFSASLFFTAASSIGINYGQIANNLPHPEAVVPLVKSIDATRLKLYDADPRVLKAFANTGVEFIVGLGNEYLATMRDPKQAQAWVKTNVQCYLPATKITCIAVGNEVLTFNDSTLASNLLPAMENIHAALVSLNLDKQVMVTTAHNLGILEVSYPPSAGAFRRDLTQKLSCILDFHSKVGSPFLVNAYPFFAYRANPKQIPLDFVLFEGSGIVDTGSGLHYDNMFHAQIDAVHSAIEKVGYKNVCLQISETGWPSKGDADEAGATLDNARKYNGNLLKLIAEKKGTPMRPNLNLNIYVFALFNENQKPGPTSERNFGLFKPDGTPVYNLGFNVTGLASTNSPSSGGSSGGTMPSVSAPPNGYLSITADDAERLPFRGPLSVFCLMVSTILALWL